In the genome of Quercus robur chromosome 3, dhQueRobu3.1, whole genome shotgun sequence, one region contains:
- the LOC126717645 gene encoding MLP-like protein 31 produces the protein MSLVGKVEADVEIKAPAEKFHELFSCRPHHISNVSPGKVQGCALHEGDWGKEGSVIFWDYVHDGKAKVAKEIIEAIDEKNNSITFKVIEGDMLQEYKSLKAIVKATPKGEGSLVHWTMEYEKLNESIPEPNSLLQFVLDLSKDLDSHLTQA, from the exons atgtctCTAGTTGGTAAGGTGGAGGCTGATGTTGAAATTAAGGCTCCCGCTGAAAAATTTCACGAGCTCTTCAGTTGCAGGCCACACCACATATCCAATGTGTCCCCTGGAAAAGTACAGGGCTGTGCTTTACATGAAGGTGATTGGGGCAAAGAGGGCTCTGTCATCTTCTGGGATTACGTCCATG ATGGGAAAGCTAAAGTTGCTAAGGAGATAATCGAAGCAATAGATGAAAAAAACAACTCGATCACTTTCAAAGTTATTGAAGGAGATATGCTTCAGGAGTACAAGAGTCTCAAAGCCATTGTTAAAGCTACTCCAAAGGGTGAGGGCAGCTTGGTGCATTGGactatggaatatgaaaagctGAACGAGAGTATTCCAGAACCAAATTCGCTGCTTCAGTTTGTACTTGATCTGAGCAAAGACCTTGATTCGCACCTTACCCAGgcatag